The nucleotide window AAAGATTAAACCAACGAGTAACCACAAAGACGCGCTTTTCATTGTGTTATCTTATCTGGTATCTGCTAGGGCGAAAAGACCTCGTTAGTTTATATTTTATTTGCTAAAAAGCGTACATTCGGGTAAAATCCACCCGCAACATGAATCCAGTCACGGAGTGTTGCACATGCTGCGAATTGCCCAAGAAGCCTTGACCTTTGACGATGTTTTGCTCGTTCCCGGTCATTCCGAAGTTCTCCCCCATACCGCTGATTTACGCACGCAATTAACGCGTGGAATTACCCTGAATGTCCCGCTGGTTTCGGCCGCGATGGATACCGTTACCGAATCGGCACTGGCTATTGCATTGGCGCAGGAAGGCGGACTTGGTTTTATCCATAAAAATATGACCGCAGAGCAACAGGCCGCGCACGTTCGTAAAGTGAAAAAATACGAAAGTGGCATGGTGACTGACCCGGTTACTGTAAAACCCACAACGACTATTGGTGAAATTAAAGAGCTGACTGCCGAGCATGGTTTTCAGGGGTTCCCTGTGGTTGAAGGTAATGGCGATTTAGTTGGTATTGTTACCGGTCGCGATACGCGTTTTGAAGACGACGACAGTAAAGAAATCCGCCATGTAATGACGGGCAATGACCGCCTGGTCACTGTGCATGAAACGGCAGAAAGCGAAGAAATTCTTCAGCTTATGCACAAACACCGCATTGAAAAGATCTTAGTTGTGGATGACGCGCATAAGTTGAAGGGCATGATCACCCTGAAAGACTTTGAAAAAGCCGAAAACAAACCGAACGCTTGTAAAGATGAACTAGGCTCATTGCGGGTAGGCGCAGCAGTTGGCGTTGGTGCCGGTACGGAAGAGCGTATTCAGTTGTTAGTTGAAGCGGGCGTTGATGTACTGCTTATTGATACTTCGCACGGACACTCTCAGGGCGTTTTAGACCGTGTTAAGCAAACTCGTAAAGACTACCCGGAATTACAAATTATTGCCGGTAACGTAGCAACTGCCGCTGGTGCTAAGGCATTGGTTGAAGCAGGGGTTGATGCGGTGAAAGTGGGTATTGGCCCGGGCTCAATTTGTACTACCCGTATTGTTACGGGTTGCGGTGTGCCACAAATTAGCGCCATTAGCGACGCCGTTGATGCCATTAAAGGTTCGGGTGTTCCGATTATTGCCGATGGCGGTATTCGTTTCTCAGGAGATATTGCAAAAGCGCTGGCTGCTGGCGCGCACAGCGTGATGGTGGGTAGCATGCTGGCTGGCACTGAAGAGTCGCCGGGTGAAGTTGAGTTGTATCAGGGTCGTTACTATAAATCATATCGTGGTATGGGCAGTCTGGGCGCAATGGATCAGCGCAATGGCTCATCTGACCGTTACTTCCAGAAGAGCGATGAAGCCGACAAGTTAGTGCCAGAAGGTATTGAAGGGCGTATAGCCTATAAAGGGCCTATTTCGGCTATTATTCACCAGCAAATGGGTGGGTTGCGTTCAGCCATGGGCCTAACTGGCTGCCCGACCATTGAAGATATGCGCACCAAGCCGCAGTTTGTGAAAGTCACTGCAGCCGGCATGGGCGAATCACACGTACACGATGTGCACATTACCAAAGAAGCACCGAATTACCGTAGCTCGTAACAGGATGACTAATGACTAGAGATATCCACGATCACCGAATATTGATTTTAGATTTCGGCTCTCAGTACACTCAGCTGATTGCCCGCCGTATTCGCGAAATTGGCGTTTACTGTGAGCTTTGGGCCTGGGATGTTGACGAAGCCGACATTCGGGACTTCGCGCCTAAAGGCATTATTTTATCCGGTGGCCCGGAAAGCGTTGCAGAAGAAGGCTCACCGCGTGCGCCGGAATATGTCTTTAACGCAGGCGTTCCGGTGTTTGGTATTTGCTACGGTATGCAGACCATGGCACATCAGCTGGGGGGCTCCGTTCAATGCTCACTGGAACGTGAATTTGGTTACGCGCAAATTGAACTGGTAGAGCAAAGCCCGCTGTTTAAAGCCATTGAAGACGCTGTGTCTGAGTCAGGTGCGCCGCTACTCGACGTATGGATGAGCCACGGTGACAAAGTGGAAATGATTCCGGAAGGCTTCCATACCGTAGCGAAAACCTCTTATTGTCCGTATGCCGCAATGGCTGACGAAGAACGTCAGTTTTATGGGGTGCAGTTCCACCCGGAAGTCACTCACACGCGGCAGGGACAGCGCATGCTGGAGCATTTTGTCAGCGATATCTGCGGCTGTGAGAAGCAATGGACGCCGGCAAAAATCATCGACGATGCCATTGAGCGGATCCGTGAACAGGTGGGTAGTGACAAGGTTATTTTAGGCTTGTCAGGCGGCGTTGATTCGTCGGTAACGGCTATGTTGCTGCACCGTGCCATTGGTGACCAGTTAACTTGCGTGTTTGTCGACAACGGCTTGTTGCGCCTGAATGAAGCGGAGCAGGTAATGGAAATGTTCGGCGACCACTATGGTCTGAACATTTTGCCAATACGTGCTGAAGACCGCTTTTTAGATGCTTTGGCGGGCGAGAATGACCCGGAGAAAAAGCGTAAAATTATTGGTAATACCTTCATTGAAATTTTTGATGAAGAAGCCGGTAAGCTGACCGAAGTAGACTGGCTGGCGCAGGGCACTATTTACCCGGATGTCATTGAGTCTGCAGGCTCTAAAACCGGTAAAGCGCACGTGATTAAATCGCACCACAACGTGGGCGGTTTGCCGGAAGACATGAAGTTAGGTTTAGTTGAGCCGTTACGCGAGTTGTTTAAAGACGAAGTGCGTAAAATAGGGCTTGAGTTAGGCCTGCCTTATAACATGCTGTATCGTCATCCGTTCCCGGGGCCTGGTTTGGGCGTTCGTGTGCTGGGTGAAATAAAGAAAGAGTACTGTGACTTACTGCGCCGTGCCGATGCAATTTTCATTCAAGAGCTGCATAACGCGGACTGGTACAACAAAGTAAGCCAGGCCTTTGCGGTATTCCTGCCGGTGCGTTCGGTGGGTGTTATGGGTGATCAGCGTAAATACGACTGGGTTATTGCCATACGTGCCGTAGAGACTATCGACTTCATGACCGCACGCTGGGCACATTTACCGTATGAGCTGCTAGAGAAGGTATCGAACCGGATTATCAACGAAGTGAACGGGATTTCCCGTGTAACCTACGATATTTCAGGTAAACCACCTGCCACCATTGAGTGGGAATAAGCAGGTAAACATTGGCTGGCCGTTGCAGGGAATCTTCCGAAAGACGCCAGCCAGTACCTAACTTCCACCTCCCACTATTTTTTTGACATGTATATTTGTCATTTTTTACGTTTAGGCTAATATGACATATATAACTGTCAATTAGGCTGATTTATGACTCCCAGAAAAGAGATTGGCAAGCGATTACAGCTAGAGCGAAAGGCTCAGAGGCTGTCTCAATCGGAAGCTGCCGCGAAAATAAAAAGTAATCGGCAAACCATTTCAGCTATTGAGCGCGGTGTTTATTTAGGTTCACTTGCGACTTTTGAACGGTATCTAATGCTATTTGGTTATTCGTTAGCAATAACTAAAACTAAGATGCCGACATTTGAAGAACTTGACGACTTGTTTCCGCTGGAGGATTGATATGTCAGAGAGTCTATCGCAATACCCGTCACGTGTCAGAGAATTGGGCATAAAGCTTAACAGTCAGTCGGTTGGGCGGCTGGTACATGGCTCTCAGTACAGTTTTAGCTACGAGAGAGAAGCTCAGCCGGTTTCTTTATCTATGCCGAACAGGGTTGATCCTTACGTATCAGGTAAGTTGCCTCCAATTTTCACCATGAACTTACCTGAAGGTTTCGTCCGGCGTTACATCGAAGAGCGGCTGAGGCGTTATGCAAAAGTTGATGAGATGTACCTTTTGACTCTACAAAGAGATAAAGGAATTGGCGCGTTAAATTATCATTCCAATGAGCTACCTGAAAGCAAAACCGAAGCTGTTGCGCTGAATGACATTCTATCCTGGAATAGCCAGAATGAGGCCTTGTTCCCGCAGTTACTGGAACGTTTTTATCTTCAAACCGCAATTTCCGGAGTTCAACCGAAAGTTGTTGTTCCCTCAGAAAAAGCGACACTTGTTTATCCAGATCTGATTATAAAGGCGGCGGACGAAGAGTTTCCTAATTTAACGGCTAACGAGTTTATTTGCTTATCAGCAGCGGATTATTGTGGCCTGGAAAAACCGGAGTTTTGGTTATCGGATAACCGAGAACACTTTGTTATGAAGCGTTTTGATATCGACGGTGACAAGAAATATGCCGTGGAAGACTTTTGTGTCTTAACCAAGCGTGACTCAGCTGATAAGTATCGTTCCAGTTATGAACAAGTAATGAAAGTGGTGCAGTTGTTTACTCGAAGTGCCGAGCAGCTTCAGAAAGTGTATGAATATATTGTTTTTAACGTACTTATTGGTAATGGTGACGCGCATTTAAAGAACTTTTCAGTTTTATATAGTGCAGAAGTACCTGAGCGTATAACAGTGACACCAATCTATGATGTAACCCACACCATTATTTATCCAACAATTGATAATAATATGGCGTTAAAGCTGTTTGGCAGCAAAGAGTTTCCAACACAGCATTTCTTACGTAAATTGGGTGAAGACTTCGGCATTGCAGAGCCTCAATCGGTGATCACTAATTTTGCTGATAAATTAGCGACATTTATACAAGGATTTAATCAATGGGATGTCTTTCCTGAACTGAAGCCCTCAATGGAAAAACATTTGAGTTCAATAATGGTGTCGGAACCAATAGTGAGTGGTCACCGACACCATAAAAAACGTAAATATACGTAGAGCCTTTAGAAGTGGTAAGTCACACCTAAATGTACTTCGTTGTCGATGCTGTTGAAGTTTCCGCGGAAACCGGCGTCAGCAGAGAATTGCTCAGTGAAGGCGTAGCGTAAGCGGGCACCCACTGATGCAAAGCCGTCTAAGCCCCAGTCATAACCAACGTCAACAATAGCGGTGGTTTGCTGGCTTAATTTAGTCATGGTGCCGATGCCGGCATAAGCGCTGGTGTCATCGTCGTTACCAAAGTCATAGTGGCTAACACCGGCTTTCAAGAAAGTATTGAATTGCTTGCCTGCGCCCATGTCCATGAAGTATTTAGCACCAGCACGGATTGAGTAGTCACCCATGTCTGTAAACTGTATTTCACCCACCCAGTTCGGGGCGATGGTTTTGGAGCCTTCTACGTAGAAAT belongs to Idiomarina sp. PL1-037 and includes:
- the guaA gene encoding glutamine-hydrolyzing GMP synthase, translating into MTRDIHDHRILILDFGSQYTQLIARRIREIGVYCELWAWDVDEADIRDFAPKGIILSGGPESVAEEGSPRAPEYVFNAGVPVFGICYGMQTMAHQLGGSVQCSLEREFGYAQIELVEQSPLFKAIEDAVSESGAPLLDVWMSHGDKVEMIPEGFHTVAKTSYCPYAAMADEERQFYGVQFHPEVTHTRQGQRMLEHFVSDICGCEKQWTPAKIIDDAIERIREQVGSDKVILGLSGGVDSSVTAMLLHRAIGDQLTCVFVDNGLLRLNEAEQVMEMFGDHYGLNILPIRAEDRFLDALAGENDPEKKRKIIGNTFIEIFDEEAGKLTEVDWLAQGTIYPDVIESAGSKTGKAHVIKSHHNVGGLPEDMKLGLVEPLRELFKDEVRKIGLELGLPYNMLYRHPFPGPGLGVRVLGEIKKEYCDLLRRADAIFIQELHNADWYNKVSQAFAVFLPVRSVGVMGDQRKYDWVIAIRAVETIDFMTARWAHLPYELLEKVSNRIINEVNGISRVTYDISGKPPATIEWE
- the guaB gene encoding IMP dehydrogenase; translation: MLRIAQEALTFDDVLLVPGHSEVLPHTADLRTQLTRGITLNVPLVSAAMDTVTESALAIALAQEGGLGFIHKNMTAEQQAAHVRKVKKYESGMVTDPVTVKPTTTIGEIKELTAEHGFQGFPVVEGNGDLVGIVTGRDTRFEDDDSKEIRHVMTGNDRLVTVHETAESEEILQLMHKHRIEKILVVDDAHKLKGMITLKDFEKAENKPNACKDELGSLRVGAAVGVGAGTEERIQLLVEAGVDVLLIDTSHGHSQGVLDRVKQTRKDYPELQIIAGNVATAAGAKALVEAGVDAVKVGIGPGSICTTRIVTGCGVPQISAISDAVDAIKGSGVPIIADGGIRFSGDIAKALAAGAHSVMVGSMLAGTEESPGEVELYQGRYYKSYRGMGSLGAMDQRNGSSDRYFQKSDEADKLVPEGIEGRIAYKGPISAIIHQQMGGLRSAMGLTGCPTIEDMRTKPQFVKVTAAGMGESHVHDVHITKEAPNYRSS
- a CDS encoding helix-turn-helix transcriptional regulator: MTPRKEIGKRLQLERKAQRLSQSEAAAKIKSNRQTISAIERGVYLGSLATFERYLMLFGYSLAITKTKMPTFEELDDLFPLED
- a CDS encoding type II toxin-antitoxin system HipA family toxin, with protein sequence MSESLSQYPSRVRELGIKLNSQSVGRLVHGSQYSFSYEREAQPVSLSMPNRVDPYVSGKLPPIFTMNLPEGFVRRYIEERLRRYAKVDEMYLLTLQRDKGIGALNYHSNELPESKTEAVALNDILSWNSQNEALFPQLLERFYLQTAISGVQPKVVVPSEKATLVYPDLIIKAADEEFPNLTANEFICLSAADYCGLEKPEFWLSDNREHFVMKRFDIDGDKKYAVEDFCVLTKRDSADKYRSSYEQVMKVVQLFTRSAEQLQKVYEYIVFNVLIGNGDAHLKNFSVLYSAEVPERITVTPIYDVTHTIIYPTIDNNMALKLFGSKEFPTQHFLRKLGEDFGIAEPQSVITNFADKLATFIQGFNQWDVFPELKPSMEKHLSSIMVSEPIVSGHRHHKKRKYT